The following proteins come from a genomic window of Cervus canadensis isolate Bull #8, Minnesota chromosome 3, ASM1932006v1, whole genome shotgun sequence:
- the TAS2R4 gene encoding taste receptor type 2 member 4 — protein sequence MLRIVFFSSIVVSEILTFIGLIVNIFIVVVSYKTCIKSHRISSSDTLLFSLGITRFFILLLNVVVIVSPNVERSVSLSCFLLSCWMFLDSSSLWFVTLLNVLYCVKIANYQHSMFLLLKRNLSTRTPRLLLVCMLLSVFTTLLYVMLRQLAPSLEFVTVRNGTVFDINEGLLSLVTPLVLSSFLQFIINVTSASLLINSLKRHIQKMQRSATVLWNPQTEAHVGAMKLMICFLILYIPYSVATLLHHLPSSIGMDLRTKSIYVIMSTIYPPGHSLIIILTHPKLRTKAKNILCFNK from the coding sequence ATGCTTCGgatagtctttttttcttctattgttgtctctgaaattttaacttttataggACTCATAGTGAATATCTTCATTGTAGTGGTCAGTTACAAGACTTGCATCAAAAGCCACAGGATCTCTTCTTCTGACACACTCCTGTTCAGTTTGGGCATCACCAGATTTTTTATACTGTTACTGAATGTTGTTGTCATCGTCTCTCCAAATGTGGAAAGGTCAGTCTCCTTATCCTGTTTTCTCCTGTCATGTTGGATGTTTTTGGACTCTAGTAGTCTTTGGTTTGTAACCTTGCTCAACGTCTTGTATTGTGTGAAGATTGCTAACTACCAACACTCAATGTTTCTCCTGCTGAAACGAAATCTGTCCACCAGGACGCCCCGGCTGCTGCTGGTCTGTATGCTCCTTTCTGTCTTCACCACTCTCCTCTATGTTATGCTCAGACAGTTGGCACCCTCTCTTGAATTTGTGACTGTGAGAAATGGCACAGTATTTGACATCAATGAGGGACTCTTGTCTTTGGTGACTCCTTTGGTCTTGAGCTCATTTCTCCAATTCATCATTAATGTGACTTCTGCTTCTTTGTTAATCAATTCCTTGAAGAGACATATACAGAAGATGCAGAGAAGTGCCACTGTTCTTTGGAATCCCCAGACTGAAGCTCATGTGGGTGCTATgaagctgatgatctgtttcCTCATACTCTACATTCCATACTCAGTTGCTACCCTGCTCCATCATCTCCCTTCTTCTATAGGGATGGATTTGAGAACCAAGTCTATTTACGTTATTATGTCCACCATTTACCCTCCAGGACATTCTCTTATTATTATTCTCACACATCCTAAACTGAGAACAAAAGCAAAGAATATTCTTTGTTTCAATAAATAG